In Citrus sinensis cultivar Valencia sweet orange chromosome 3, DVS_A1.0, whole genome shotgun sequence, the sequence aagtagaatcttatttgaaatgtcttttggagatgctctaaGGATGGTGATATTTTATATCActcttaataaataattataataaaatcatcttttttaaattataaaaaaagaaaaaactttagaaattcaatcaaataaaactaaataccTACAATATCATATCTAAGAGCTCATATTTTTTAGGACAATTTGgccattttatattattagggtaaaatagtaaaaaagataattaataaaaaatttaaaagaaagatttaatcattgattaattgtaaaattttttgttaatttgtatattttaaaaataatgagaacttattattattattttctaaaattggggtagatttataaaataatggaGTGGAAATATCCCCACCCTATTTCTAAATGTAAATTATCAAAAGTTTAGTAATATTAGAAGTATAGAAACATAaatatgagtttattttttttaaaaaaagaaaaaaatgtaaatacgAGGACCAAATAGGCAAGTAGAAATTTCCATCCCATctactaaataaaaatgatatatttcttGAGATTCCGTTAAACCGTATCAAtagatctttttctttttaatactTGAGTGATGTTAGTGCAATCAGTCTGATTAATGGACTGTCCTTTGGATTGGTTGCATCTAAGCGATGAACTATTGCCCGGTTAGACTTGGTAGGCGATGGTTCATTGCCAAATTTTGGATTAATTCTAACAAAAAACGTTAATTTCGATAGTTTTATGGATGGATTTTCGGTACATATATTGGtactaaaatacaaaaagtGATTATACAAAATCAAAGAATAATAGAAAGGAAGATTGTTAGTTTTTTTCCAtactgaaattaatatataccactTATCCCTTATTGTCTTCATAATAGCCAATAATCCTTTATTGGTACGGAATAGAAAAAGTGATTATACAAAATCAAAGAATAATAGAAAGGGAGATAAGCTAGTTTTTCTCCATACTGAAATTAATATGTACCACTAATCCCCTGTTGTCTTTATAATAGTCAATAATCCCTTATTGGCATTGGAATACAAAAAGTGATTATACAAAATCAAAGAATAATAGAAAGGGAGATTGTCAGTTTTCTCCaaactgaaattaataaatgtcaTTTACTCCCTATTGACTTCATAATATGTAATAACCCCTCAATAGCATAATTTTACggtattatctttattttcaaatatacttttacttatatttattataaattaaataaatcatacaaataaaaattaaaataaaaaactaagtgcaaaaaagtagaaatatatcttttcattgtaaataaaaaatattgttattgtatttttgttattttttaatgtttttcttacaataaatatttttttttatattctctagataaattatcaaacaaacGACTCATTTATCACTcttttgctttaaatttttttgacgATAagggattttaaaatattataaaagtagtaaaaaaaaaagtaatatatcttaattttaataggaGTAAATTGGCAATCATCCTAAAGCAAAAGGTAAAGCTATGGTGACAAAAACAAAGGGCATGGGCAGGTGAAGGTCCCATTTCGAGCTCGAAGTAAAACAATAAACGGGTAAAGGTGGAGCCTTTTAATTGCTAAGATCCAATAACCAAAGCCTCACATCCCAATTGCAATTCCCATGAATGACGagtctctctctccctctccaCCTATTACGAAAAATTAGTTAACTGATCCCACGTCCCTACATTCCGAGTTGTCCGTCTTCTTGACTGACTTTgctgcaaattattatttggtcTCTATCGATGATTTTGCTCCCTTGCCGTGTAAATTGTCTTAAAatggcattttctttttcactttttagCCTAAAGCTTCACCATTCCATTCATACGTAACTTCCATGCACGGTGTGGCACTTGGCCCCTACCAGTGCCCAGACCTGCACATGACGAGCATCGATATGGGGGCTctctacttttttaatttcctttactAACCTCATCTCACGAAGATTATTCCTCATATGCCCAATGAAAATTGGAAAGCTATGGCTATGCCCACACGCCTACGGCCGAGGCCCAAAGGACACAACACACATACTGTATCGCCGAAAGCAACgcttgcaattttttttctaaaaatccTCAAAAAGATCTTAAACGTCTTTCGTGTGTACGTGTAACAAACAAATAGCAAAAAGCGTTCTACTTCTGTCTGAGTGCATTGCAATCAGTGGCCACACGCGCACTGATAAGCGTGATTGACCGGACAagaccccccccccccccctcatCAAAacctaatctttttttttttttttttacttttgtttttacatttttgttgACCCTTTTGATTCTCTTTAATTTGAGAGTAATTAGCAGAAGATGACGGGACGGCGAGGGATTGAGGTTGACCGTGTCAAAGATGCTAAACGTGTTGATTGATTGTACAGTGATGAGGCCATCTGTTTCGTGATAAatatatctctctctctctctcgagATCCGACGCTTGGGTCCAACAAAATCGTAAGGTTTACGGTTTTtccaggaaaataaaaataaaaaactctcTCTAGGGTCATGTCTGATCTGATGATGATTTGGATACTCTATCTAGGCTTGGGAATCTCTAATCAGGACCTCAGTAGTAGAATTTAATACCTCAGCTTTGGGCTCAAGTAACTGGTTTAACCGGCTAAATACACAGCCAAAgacttaaaagaaaagtcaagaggcattgtttttttttttttttaaataaaaaataaaaaaaataaaaatttaagatactACTGTCTCTCTTTGGAATTTGTTGTGTACTGTAAACTTGTAGTGCTCTGTGAAAAAACAGTACATTGATTTCCCCATACCTTTCTTCTTTGGAATTTGTTGATAAGATGGTAGACTTTGTCTTTAGATCATAACACTCGAAAAaccaatatttaatataataaccgcctatatattttatgaagCCCTCTCGCTAGCAAGAATTACTGAAGTGAATGGTTGAATTGGATAATCTAATTATGCTGTTGTCTTGCCAATTCAACCCTTCATTGCGATTCATTTAACTGCCtgcatcttctttttttttttttttttggttcttttaCATCCCCTAAATTGttgttttcatcaattttctttctatttttgcatagaactctctctctctctctaaaatgttatttttatttatttttgctttttaatttttattgttttttgaggaggaataattaaaatgccgggtgaaatttgatttgattgctGTCTTTCTATTGATGATCATGATTCCAATTTTCCAAAAGAGATAGAAAAGATAATAACAAAATGAATAGACGGATGAGATTTAATCActttttttgtctttctttcattataaaagaaaatattgttaaattacaatataatataacttatATCTATTTATGTTATGTTTACTTATTGGAGTGGGTGTGAGGACTGTGGGTTACTCACActctaatatttatttatatattttaagagaGAAATAGAATCTCACTTTGTGGGCCctattcattttttagaatttcttatccattttttattaaatttagaataattatatttaataaaataaaataaatagtatcatatttatttaataaatatatttattattttattttataaattaaatttattaaaatttataatattaaacttatttaaatatactattattatatttatttaaaaataatagtattttatttatttaatattattaataataaatagtttattctaagaaaatattaattttgtactatattattaataataatatctaatTTGTGTTGATCTTAtcaatgattttaatttacataattaagaaactaataattattattaatttgcaaatataataaaatacatattttagttttcaaataatttttttattaattttgtaattaaaaactacaattctttaaataagaataaaactgcaatttaaaatcatttactttcaatataaaataaagtaaacacataaattggattctaaTTCCAATTCTAAAACTCATATTCTAGTTTAGTAATTCAGCTTTcgttctctcttcttcttcttttttttaatttcttctgcTTCCTTTGATGTCAATACGATAGGATAACCAATAGTATTTTCATTGACTTTGGCTGTTCAACTCCTCTCAATGGACTTTATAAGTTTCTttgaagtttttattttttattttttatttcataagaaGTTCCTTTGAAGTTTGAACCGTGTAAATTAATCTTTCGATACAATTTCTCGAGTTTTCTTCTCTCCTTTTTAttggtttatatatatataatgaaggTGCCGTAAAATCTTTTACGACGCTGAAAAATCTTACtacattattgtaaaagcttttaaaaatattttaaaatcctGAATTCTCATTTTTAAAAGGCGACGTCTGTGCTGGTGAATTATTGAAATGCATAGTTCCATGAGGAACATAATCACATTGCCACCTCACTGGTAATTGGGCAAGATtgtgaaaaaggaaaaagctgaaaaataaaacagaagAAAAGTTCAGTGTCTGATAAAAAGGTGATCTCTCTGGCTGGTTGAAAGTCTACACACAGGTGAcggctatatatatatatatatatatatacacacacacacacacacaaaaagaagaagggcGCCTTGGGGTAATGACAATTTGGAAATgcaagattaaaaataataatctaagCAATGCGAATAATGTTGTGAAAATGCGAGATTAATCGCAATAAAAAGTTGAATATAGATGCATGTATGTTATTGCTTGGCTCGACTTTCCAAATAAAACATCACTTACTCCAAAATGTGAGACCAATGTTCCTTCCGTCGGATCCACTACTGTTACTCTACTATCATGTTTGGAGATGCCCAAGGCCGAGGCTGCGTCTCCACTTTCACTCATTACTTAAAGATTTAATTGTTCCCGTTAATTAATACAGGCATATATAATTGCATTTGGGTTTACTTATTTATAAGTAATAAGAAAATGCTAACGAATAAAGAAGGGCGAAATTAAAAGGAGAGGGCACGGGAACCAAGTAAAAATTAAGACTAGGACTGGACTGGGGCTAGAAAGGGGAAGGTGATTAGTCTGGGGGATATGAGCACGGCGCAGACGTACTCTGATGGTTTTTCGACCGCATGGGGATGCGTGTTGCTCCGCTTCTGAACCCCTGGCCTGTATGACAAATCTGAGTGCTGGAACGTGGTGGGACGGACGTTGCCCTTAAGGCCACCTTACAGGTTACAGCCTTGCTTTCTCTCACACGCCCACCCCCCACACCCTTTGACTTTGCCCATTCTCGTCAAAAAACCCTTTCCTTCCTGAAACTAAAATCTTCCACAGACGTCACTTCCATCTTCTCTTTTTGCCCTTTTCATACCGGGTTATCGATAAATCATATCACTGCCTGTCACTTGTTACTTTAAATTTCCAACAACATGCCACTGTTGAGAAATTCAGGTCGCGGCCTTCGTCTTGGTCTTGTGACGTGCCCATGCACTTGCTGTTAAGTAGTTCCGTCACTATTGAAATATTGCTCGCTTCCATTTTCAATTGTattccatttatttatttataaaattatttacatttttactGCTAGCTggtaagtaaattaaaagtagTTATTGAATTTTGTCCCTTCTGACGGCCACGGTCAAGCCTGAGTCAACCGAGAGGATAAATGGTATACATCTACTGACTAATAGAAATAGGCGATCCTGTGTCGTGAAATGGAGGCCGCTCGTTGGATTTCATAatcttatcattatttttccttctctcCAGATATCATTACCCATCTTcttcatatttaatttctatgcCGTTTCTCCATTTCACATTTTGCATTGGATACGGTTAAAatgattctttttaattaaacatttaagaaaaaaaaaaaactcaaaagagGTAAAATAAACAGACAAGCGGTCGCATAcgattctttctttttctttttctttttttataaaaaaaagggtacTTTGGACAGATTTGTAAGATTTCATGATAATGCTCGAAAGATCTGTAACAATTTctgaaacaaaatttgatttcGTGGTAACGCTCGACagatttgtaataattttcgaaagaaaaattgaaaaatgacaaGACAACAAGATCCATTCAAAAGGTCCctcaattaaacaaataaatcattattatctACTTTACAATAACCTAGGCTAAAGAGTACGTAGCAAGTAGAAAAGAAggtacaaaagtaaaaaaaaaataaaaaataaaaaagagagaaagagagagagacacacacacacagagatgTCTAATGATGAAGCACCAACAACATCGTTTGTATATACAGACAGACGCAACCCCAAAgtcaaaatgaaaagagaagCATCATTCAGTATATGTAATCATGAAAAATTAGATATTCAAAACTCGATCCTTCTTCAGCCAGGCACGTGTGGTCCCACTTCCCAATCTCATCTCTTCACATGCACCCactcaaaatccaaaaatccttcagaaaaagaacaataataataactaactGAATTACAtattctaataattaaaaaacacaaaaaggaACTTTTTTAGGTTAACAAGTAAACATCATGTGGTCTGGCCTGCGCCCTGCAGCTAGCCCTCTCTGGCACAGCCACACAGCTCGAAGCTCAAGCTGGGCTGCCCTCTATCTGTTgccccaccaccaccatttactcaatttttattcttttttctgtaatttgatttttttttttcctcttccacttagtttcttctttctaacCTAGTCCTCCCTAAGCAATTAAAGTCAGCTGTACGTCTTCAATCAGTAGACCAGTCAGCTACCGTTGATGTAGCtaaatatttgatgaactGCTGCTGCTATCTCTTCCGCTGACCCTAGCTTACAGTCTTCCTCGATCTGTACTCAGCAAAACCAAGTTTTGAAAACAATTTAGTTGCAAGAGTTAATCTGTTGAGACCCAAGTCAAAATGGTTCGTCAAAAGGAATTGAAACAGGTACCTTGAGATTGAAGGAGTAATGAACTGTAGTTTCTGAGGAAGTAATATTGAGGTGCAAAAAAGTAAGCCTCAGATCTTCAAGTGCTACAATGGCTTTCAACAACTGACCAGGCCTTCTCGGACAATGAATCTTGAGATTAACATGATTATGTATAACAATGACTTCAATCTCAGCCCCATCTAACTTGCTCTCTGCCTTCATTTTCTCCTCACAATTGCCAATTTCAGGCCTTGACATCGAGTACACATTGCTCAAAATGGCCTTGTctgtggtggtggtggtagtGGTTGTCGACGTGGCACTGTCACAGCCTTCTAAGGTGGCTGCACTTGTTGTGCCCATTCTCATTCTCTTTTGCGCTTCAAGAGATTGTAAAAGCTGCTCCAGTTCCTTCACAAAGTCTATTGCACCGCCAATTATAGACGCTTGGTCACCCTTTAAACCACCAAccaaagaaaatagaaaataaaaaacgaatctttaatgaaatgtAGTAACTggggaaagaaagaaagaaagaaactttCGTAGTTATGTTCAAAACATCAGAAGGGTTGTTAGATTGTTTTACTCTTTGAACGTAAGCGGGAGGCATGAGGGAGCGAAGAGTGTTGAGGTGGTCGTTCATTTGGCGTCTGCGGTTACGTTCAACAGCAATGTGGGTCATGCGCTGGCTCTCtacttcttctttgtttttgattggttttgtTCGTTTTCTCTTTCGTTTTTCTCTGGTGATGGGAGGGGATTTGGAGAACTGGGACTGTTTAGCTCTGATTTGCTGTTGTGGTGGGTGAGTAATATTTATTACTGAGTCCGAGTTGGGTTGTACTTGTATATGTTCTTGGTTTGATTCTGAGCTCAAACCCTCTATGCACGAAGTTACTGAATGTGGGTTTTGAAGGTCTTTGGTTTCTAATTTGACCGGTGAGTGCAAGTCTAGTGTTTCTTGAGTGACGCAACTTTCAAATTCTAGGGCTTGAATTTGAGTTTCCTCCATTTCCGGCATGAAAGGGCTAACCAATTCCCATGGTTTCTTCAAGTGTTGGAGTCTCAACAGTGTCTGGAAGTTTGGTTCTTTGAAAGGGAAAACAGATGGGGTTCCTACACTTTGAAGCATTTGAAGAAATGGCATTTTGTCTTCTAAGCTTGGTGTTGTTGTAAATTGTGgtccttcttcatcttcttcttcaaattcaaatcttaACGCCCCCGTGTTGATGAATTCTTGTTCGAAGCACTCCACGCTCAAATGGTCTCCCAAGAActgcaagaaaacaaaaacccagcgacaaataaataaagaaactgCTAGCACAATGGGCTTTACACACCTACCCTTAAACGCAAGAGAAAGTACAATCATTCTTCATCATGCATTGGTggataaaaacataaaattgttCAGTCTCAACagagaaaagagaataaaTGTGGAATGAGAATGGAATGTAAGATAAAGAAACCGCGcaacagcaacagcaacagcaAATGTTAGTATTtcccagaaaaaaaaaaatacgcGTTGCATTGAATGCAAGCACTTAATTAATAGAGGAGTAAAAGCAGTCCAAATCTTAATTCTAGAAAAGGGATACAAGAAAAGCAagagtgagagagaaagagaggtaCTAAAATGAAGAAAGTAACATACATAAGGATTAATGGGTCCTTGGAGCTTCTCCATTACAGCAAACCTGAACTCTGTCGTCCCAAGTATTGTGCCTTAAATtcttactctctctctctctctctctcagtGAGGCACAAACATTCCATAGAGTGATGCTAACGAAacattaatagtaataaatgaAATGAGACCCCATTTACAACCCCTCAGGAGATTTGTTTAATTCTTCTTCCGTTGGATACTCTTAAATAGCGCAATAATTGTTAAACCATTGAGGAAACTAATTACAGTGAAAAACGAAGTGGGTAAAACATGTGGTGAAGGAaagggaaaaacaaaaaaagattgtGGTGAAGAATGAAAGGCGGAAAGAAGGCTAAGCCAAagtgttttttaattttatatattacatattttttttaatgaagaacTAAAAGATAGAGGAGGAAGCAGATATATTTGGGAACTGAGGAGAGTTGGTGAGAAATGAgcaggagagagagagagagagaggggttTTAGTTTTTAAGGGTAGCCCTTTGCCCTTTGCCCTTTGCCCTTTGCCTGTCTGGTTTACAAGGTCCCAAAAGCATTATTGGCGGTGGCAGTTTTGTCCAGCTACGCAGACAGATTGTTGTGGGACTACTCTTTCTAAAGCTTACAGGTCAGGCGTAGGCAGGCGTACAtcgatctctctctctctctcttttttggttattattaATGCTTCGAGAGTCACTCACCCCATCTCTCCATTATTCCAAATTTCTAAGTTATTcacttacaaataaatatattactgTTTACAAACTAATTTGGAATTTGATATCAAATACGTATAGCCCCGACTAAAAAAGTTACTTCCCCCAacttaaaaaagatatatttgcCATTCGCCTTTCATGAAGTGGTTAGGACTGTTACCCTCTAAGTTGGAGGGCAGCAATTTGAACTCCACAAACACAATATgaagatattttatttcttaattaaaatatataattgagtGAATGTAGAATATCAAttataatcttatttaatatgaGTTGTAGTCTGAGTAATATTctcatgtaataaataaaaaaaagatatattttcttacaatatttttaacaaaaaataatattctaaTAAAAGATCTCACACTTTATTAAGgtaagagattttttttaaaaaaaaactacacaCTTTAGTATATTATAAGACAAAATACATAATATCAtagtgtaaatttttttttatctcttattttaataacttaaaaaatctcttaataaataatgactTTTTAAGAGATATGTCAACCATCcactcaaatttataaataacccactataaatgttaaaaacataACCTAcggtaaatttaaaaaaaaaaaaaggaaacataaaGGCACCATCCTactcaaatttataaataacccACTATAAATGTTAGTGCATAATGCCTAAACTTCTgctcacattttttttttctattattcttTACTTTATCTATTTTAAATTGCTGCACATGGGAGGTGGTGCCCTACACAAAGCTTATGATTATCAGGCTACCTTGTTAAGTAGGGCATCGACAGTGGCATTTGTAACCCCAACAAGGACATTGAGGACTAATCAACTTAtcacattttgtttttcttgttttttctgGATAGATAGAGGAGAATTTGGAGTGGCAATGTGAATGGTTAAAAGCAATTGCATTCgttcaaattttatcaatttgtgTCTTGAGGATATTTTGGGCAGGTTCAttgtgttcttttttttaaaatcaattattgataattttttttgactGGGACCTATACCAGTGGCTGTGCCCATGATTTTGCATTAAATGTAATGggacaaaaaaattatcgCCAATTGAAATTCATAATGGGATTGGATCCTAGATTGCAAGTATGGCCTTTTAATTCAATAGGGAGTCCTTTCTTCGCGGTTCTTCAGCTTTAATTATGTTCATCAATGAAACCAAGTCAAAAAGCTGATAATCAATGCAGAGAATGGCTGCGTAAAATCACTAATCCCCATTAAATCTTGTCTGATCAATTGCATCATTACTATTTGTAATGCAAAATAATGCAAACTCTTGCTTTGCTTTTGTAAGtgggtgatttttttttttttacctatcgttaaaaaataataataattacatacATGCGTTTCTAGGAGAACATAGTTGCAATTACCTGTAAGAATCCGTAAAATTCTTTCTTGATAATCATCCAATGTGAGATGTGGCAACCTCCTCTCAACATCATGGGCAGCAAAGCAAACCAAGAGCTCACAATCCAtcgaataatattaatatgtgGGAAGATAGGCATGTGAGTGTGTGCTCTGTGATCGCAGTTTCACAAGATGCAACAGAGATTGCATTAGACACAGTTCACAAAGAGGACAAATTCAACCCAACAAAATCCCAAAGAAGAACATTAAAACTCTCATAACAAAGTCTACGAATCTTATCCATTTCAACTATGGTCTACATTTTCCACCAACAGAACTATCCCACGTTCTGTTTATAGCCACAGAACCATATGCATTCTCCTTCTCAAGAACTGCAAAACTTAGGACACTGTCGTGTAGTTCATTGATAAACTGCACACCTTCAGgcaccattaaaaaaaaaggggaaaagtAAAAAAGCAGTAACAGTGGAACTTACTAGCAGTTACAATCAAATATCTGTTGTAGGAATCTTTTCATAGCTAACAAAAGGCCCTTGGAACTTTATACCTCATCGTCAAGGTGAAGCTTGAGTACAGTGGCTTCAAGCACTACATCCTGTGCATGTACTGATTACTGAAGGTGCTGTTGTCATTCAataagcaaataaaacaatacttgGTTATTCACGAGTTAAACTCATTC encodes:
- the LOC102626155 gene encoding transcription factor bHLH57 isoform X1, giving the protein MIVLSLAFKGRCVKPIVLAVSLFICRWVFVFLQFLGDHLSVECFEQEFINTGALRFEFEEEDEEGPQFTTTPSLEDKMPFLQMLQSVGTPSVFPFKEPNFQTLLRLQHLKKPWELVSPFMPEMEETQIQALEFESCVTQETLDLHSPVKLETKDLQNPHSVTSCIEGLSSESNQEHIQVQPNSDSVINITHPPQQQIRAKQSQFSKSPPITREKRKRKRTKPIKNKEEVESQRMTHIAVERNRRRQMNDHLNTLRSLMPPAYVQRGDQASIIGGAIDFVKELEQLLQSLEAQKRMRMGTTSAATLEGCDSATSTTTTTTTTDKAILSNVYSMSRPEIGNCEEKMKAESKLDGAEIEVIVIHNHVNLKIHCPRRPGQLLKAIVALEDLRLTFLHLNITSSETTVHYSFNLKIEEDCKLGSAEEIAAAVHQIFSYINGS
- the LOC102626155 gene encoding transcription factor bHLH57 isoform X2 — translated: MEKLQGPINPYFLGDHLSVECFEQEFINTGALRFEFEEEDEEGPQFTTTPSLEDKMPFLQMLQSVGTPSVFPFKEPNFQTLLRLQHLKKPWELVSPFMPEMEETQIQALEFESCVTQETLDLHSPVKLETKDLQNPHSVTSCIEGLSSESNQEHIQVQPNSDSVINITHPPQQQIRAKQSQFSKSPPITREKRKRKRTKPIKNKEEVESQRMTHIAVERNRRRQMNDHLNTLRSLMPPAYVQRGDQASIIGGAIDFVKELEQLLQSLEAQKRMRMGTTSAATLEGCDSATSTTTTTTTTDKAILSNVYSMSRPEIGNCEEKMKAESKLDGAEIEVIVIHNHVNLKIHCPRRPGQLLKAIVALEDLRLTFLHLNITSSETTVHYSFNLKIEEDCKLGSAEEIAAAVHQIFSYINGS